In one window of Mercurialis annua linkage group LG4, ddMerAnnu1.2, whole genome shotgun sequence DNA:
- the LOC126677636 gene encoding N6-adenosine-methyltransferase MT-A70-like has product METQSDGDDTSTIKRLRTQLESRIETQHNTHLNLLSSLQSLIPDIVSSLDVSLQIVSSFNHKPFTPTPPLPTPEKKSIEITNPVKNPTSPQLGVHSNPQSSHLDAKKLKQTQLGNGKNDDDDSNNNINKFSIDENESPLSVVRVMVAECLLQRVPFDPIDSSTVLRKLENDQNATAAEKAALREVGGESGAILAVEMALRSMAEENRGIELGEFVVSGKSRVMVLTIDRHRLVKELPESAQHQQHLDSEMNQNQNQNQNQGNSGNDVNNNGGFGMGGQVMQRPMFMDMWMGGDMWNGPPRGGMLGPRGMMMGPRAMMQRPPFPLQQQQQQKPRSEEDDLKDLEALLNKKSFKEMQKSKTGEELLDLIHRPTAKETAVAAKFKTKGGSQLKEYCSALTKEDCRRQSGSFIACEKVHFRRIIAPHTDISQGDCSFLDTCRHMKTCKYVHYELDPTPDVSQLMSGITALPLLKALKPIRAEYCSEVELGEPQWINCDIRNFKMEILGSFGVIMADPPWDIHMELPYGTMADDEMRNLNVPVLQTDGLIFLWVTGRAMELGRECLELWGYKRVEEIIWVKTNQLQRIIRTGRTGHWLNHSKEHCLVGIKGDPLVNRNIDTDVIVAEVRETSRKPDEMYPLLERISPRTRKLELFARMHNTHAGWMSLGNQLEGVRLVDDGLRGRFKAAYPDVMVQPVSPPRPSAMEVESASQMRSPFAATEAKSAAAETAYASEEKPMAIDTEMTG; this is encoded by the exons ATGGAGACCCAATCAGATGGCGACGACACTTCAACCATTAAAAGACTTCGAACTCAATTAGAATCACGCATTGAAACCCAACACAATACCCATCTCAATCTCTTATCGTCTCTCCAATCTTTAATCCCTGACATTGTCTCCTCTCTGGACGTTTCTCTTCAAATTGTATCTTCTTTTAATCACAAACCCTTTACCCCAACACCACCTCTCCCTACCCCGGAGAAAAAATCCATTGAAATCACGAACCCAGTAAAGAACCCAACGAGTCCTCAATTGGGTGTCCACTCAAATCCTCAAAGCTCCCATCTTGACGCCAAGAAACTCAAACAGACCCAATTGGGTAATGGTaaaaatgatgatgatgacagtaataataatattaataagttTAGCATTGATGAAAATGAGAGTCCTTTGTCTGTTGTGAGGGTTATGGTGGCTGAGTGTTTGTTGCAAAGGGTGCCTTTTGATCCCATTGATTCTTCTACGGTTTTGAGGAAGCTGGAGAATGATCAGAACGCCACTGCCGCGGAGAAGGCGGCTTTGAGAGAGGTGGGCGGTGAGTCTGGTGCTATTCTTGCTGTTGAGATGGCTTTGAGGTCAATGGCTGAAGAGAATCGTGGGATTGAATTGGGGGAGTTTGTGGTCAGTGGTAAGTCTAGAGTTATGGTTTTGACTATTGATAGACATAGGTTAGTTAAAGAATTGCCTGAAAGTGCTCAGCATCAACAGCACTTAGACTCTGAGATGAATCAGAATCAGAATCAAAATCAGAATCAGGGTAATAGTGGTAATGATGTGAATAACAATGGAGGTTTTGGAATGGGAGGGCAAGTGATGCAGAGACCAATGTTTATGGATATGTGGATGGGTGGGGATATGTGGAATGGGCCACCGAGAGGAGGGATGCTAGGTCCTAGAGGGATGATGATGGGACCGAGAGCCATGATGCAGAGACCGCCATTTCCgctgcagcagcagcagcagcaaaaGCCAAGAAGCGAGGAGGATGATTTGAAGGATTTGGAAGCTCTGCTTAATAAGAAGTCGTTTAAGGAGATGCAGAAGTCCAAGACTGGTGAGGAGCTCCTGGACCTTATACATCGCCCTACTGCAAAAGAAACTGCTGTGGCTGCTAAG TTCAAAACCAAAGGTGGCTCTCAACTGAAGGAGTACTGTTCAGCTCTCACAAAAGAGGATTGCAGGCGTCAATCTGGTTCCTTTATAGCATGTGAGAAG GTCCATTTTCGGAGGATTATTGCTCCTCATACTGATATCAGTCAAGGAGACTGTTCTTTTCTGGACACCTGTCGTCACATGAAA ACATGCAAGTATGTTCATTATGAGCTTGATCCTACCCCTGATGTATCACAATTGATGAGTGGTATCACAGCTCTTCCTCTCTTAAAAGCTTTAAAGCCCATACGAGCAGAGTATTGCTCAGAAGTAGAACTTGGTGAACCACAATGGATTAATTGCGATATTCGCAATTTCAAAATGGAGATCTTAGGGTCATTTGGAGTTATAATGGCTGATCCACCATGGGATATTCATATGGAACTGCCTTATGGGACAATGGCTGATGATGAAATGCGAAACCTTAATGTTCCAGTGTTACAGACTGATGGTTTGATTTTCCTTTGGGTTACTGGACGTGCAATGGAGCTTGGACGTGAATG TTTAGAACTTTGGGGGTACAAGCGCGTTGAGGAGATCATTTGGGTTAAAACTAATCAACTTCAGCGAATTATTAGAACTGGCCGAACAGGTCATTGGCTCAATCATAGCAAGGAGCATTGTCTTGTTGGAATAAAGGGAGACCCATTAGTGAACAGGAATATTGATACTGACGTCATTGTTGCTGAGGTTCGAGAGACGAGTCGTAAGCCAGACGAG ATGTACCCTTTGCTGGAGAGGATAAGTCCAAGGACAAGAAAGCTTGAATTATTTGCTCGTATGCATAATACTCATGCTGG GTGGATGTCACTCGGTAATCAATTGGAAGGAGTGCGACTGGTTGATGATGGTCTTCGAGGCAGATTCAAAGCCGCTTACCCAGATGTTATGGTGCAACCGGTCTCTCCTCCACGGCCTTCTGCAATGGAAGTAGAATCTGCCTCTCAAATGAGAAGTCCTTTTGCAGCGACAGAAGCAAAGTCAGCAGCAGCAGAGACAGCATATGCTTCTGAAGAGAAGCCAATGGCTATAGATACTGAAATGACTGGCTGA
- the LOC126677635 gene encoding oligopeptide transporter 7, with amino-acid sequence MVHVTNCVITSWLLNLTFLFCIYSHYRQLVSTKRKKIVFALNSTITGNSCNQQEMEEEALEIRTPLITKDEDSDDIPSSSSSSEENSPVKQVALTVPTTDDTSLPVLTFRMWVLGTLSCVLLSFLNQFFWYRTEPLSITAISAQIAVVPLGQLMAAKITDKVFFKGSRWEFTLNPGPFNVKEHVLITIFANSGAGSVYAIHVVTVVKVFYKKHITFFVSLLVIITTQVLGFGWAGIFRRYLVEPAAMWWPANLVQVSLFRALHEKEERTKGGVTRIQFFMIAFICSFAYYVFPGYLFQMLTSLSWICWIFPTSVMAQQLGSGLYGLGIGAFGIDWSTISSYLGSPLASPWFATANVAAGFIFVMYILTPLSYWLNFYEAKTFPIFSDGLFTSTAKEYNISAIIDSNFHLDIAAYNKEGPLYLSTFFAMTYGVGFAALTATIVHVALFHGREIWEQSKASFQEKKMDIHTKLMRKYKQVPEWWFVCILLGNIAATVFACEYYKEQLQLPWWGVLLACGIAFVFTLPIGIITAITNQSPGLNIITEYIIGYIYPGYPVANMCFKVYGYISMTQAITFLQDFKLGHYMKIPPRTMFMAQIAGTMIACLTYLGTAWWLLETIPDICDTTASNSVWTCPSDTVFYDASVIWGLIGPRRIFGDLGLYEAVNWFFLAGAIAPVLVWLAAKAFPEQEWIRLINMPVLIGATGMMPPATAVNYTSWIILGFFSGFVVYRYRPDLWQRYNYVLSGSLDAGLAFMGVLIYLCLGIEDISVDWWGNDLDGCPLATCPTSRGVVVDGCPVFS; translated from the exons ATG GTACATGTTACAAACTGCGTAATAACAAGTTGGTTGCTAAATTTGACCTTCCTGTTCTGTATCTACTCTCATTATAGACAACTAGTCTCaaccaaaagaaaaaagatagTTTTTGCATTGAATTCTACCATTACAGGAAATTCTTGCAACCAACAAGAAATGGAAGAAGAAGCACTTGAGATCAGAACACCTCTTA TAACCAAAGATGAAGATTCTGATGACAtcccatcatcatcatcttcatcagaAGAGAATTCACCAGTCAAACAAGTTGCCTTAACAGTGCCTACAACAGACGACACTTCTCTACCGGTTCTCACTTTCAGAATGTGGGTTTTAGGGACTCTCTCTTGTGTCTTACTGTCATTTCTGAATCAGTTTTTCTGGTACCGTACAGAGCCTTTATCAATCACTGCAATCTCTGCTCAGATTGCTGTAGTGCCTCTCGGTCAGTTGATGGCTGCTAAGATTACTGACAAAGTGTTCTTTAAGGGAAGTAGGTGGGAATTCACATTGAATCCAGGACCATTTAATGTTAAAGAACATGTTCTTATCACGATCTTTGCTAATTCTGGAGCTGGAAGTGTTTATGCCATTCATGTTGTTACTGTTGTTAAGGTGTTTTACAAGAAGCATATCACCTTCTTTGTTTCTCTGCTTGTTATCATAACAACTCAG GTCTTGGGGTTTGGATGGGCTGGCATATTTAGAAGGTACTTGGTAGAGCCTGCAGCTATGTGGTGGCCAGCTAATCTTGTTCAAGTTTCATTGTTCAG GGCACTGCATGAGAAAGAAGAGAGGACGAAAGGCGGTGTAACTCGCATACAGTTCTTTATGATAGCCTTCATATGCAGCTTTGCATACTATGTATTTCCAGGCTATCTCTTCCAAATGTTGACATCACTTTCTTGGATATGCTGGATATTCCCCACCTCTGTCATGGCTCAGCAACTAGGTTCTGGCCTCTACGGTCTCGGAATTGGTGCGTTCGGCATTGATTGGTCTACCATCTCGTCCTATCTCGGAAGCCCACTAGCCAGTCCTTGGTTTGCCACAGCTAATGTTGCTGCAGGGTTTATCTTTGTGATGTACATTTTGACACCCTTAAGCTATTGGCTTAATTTCTACGAGGCCAAAACTTTTCCTATATTCTCAGATGGACTATTCACATCAACAGCAAAGGAATACAACATTTCAGCTATAATAGATTCCAATTTCCATCTTGATATTGCTGCTTATAACAAAGAAGGACCCCTTTATCTTAGCACATTTTTTGCAATGACTTATGGAGTTGGTTTTGCTGCACTTACTGCTACAATTGTACATGTTGCTCTCTTTCATGGCAG GGAGATATGGGAACAAAGCAAAGCAAGCTTTCAGGAGAAGAAAATGGATATCCATACAAAACTGATGAGAAAATATAAGCAGGTTCCTGAATGGTGGTTTGTTTGCATCCTATTGGGTAACATTGCAGCCACTGTTTTTGCTTGTGAGTATTATAAAGAGCAGCTTCAATTGCCATGGTGGGGTGTTTTACTAGCTTGTGGAATTGCTTTTGTCTTCACTCTTCCCATTGGCATTATTACTGCCATCACAAATCAG TCACCAGGATTGAACATCATAACTGAGTATATAATTGGGTATATCTACCCAGGATACCCAGTTGCTAACATGTGCTTCAAGGTGTATGGTTATATAAGTATGACACAGGCCATAACTTTCTTGCAAGACTTCAAACTTGGCCACTACATGAAGATTCCTCCTAGAACAATGTTCATGGCACAG ATTGCAGGAACAATGATTGCATGTTTAACATATCTGGGCACTGCATGGTGGCTACTGGAAACAATCCCAGATATCTGTGACACAACAGCATCAAACAGTGTCTGGACTTGTCCGAGCGACACAGTGTTCTACGATGCATCAGTAATATGGGGTCTTATCGGACCCAGAAGAATTTTTGGTGATTTAGGATTGTATGAGGCAGTCAATTGGTTCTTCCTAGCCGGAGCAATTGCACCAGTACTAGTATGGTTAGCTGCCAAGGCATTCCCCGAACAAGAATGGATCAGACTGATCAACATGCCGGTGCTAATAGGTGCCACAGGAATGATGCCACCAGCAACAGCAGTTAACTACACAAGTTGGATAATTTTGGGATTCTTTTCTGGGTTTGTTGTGTATAGGTATAGGCCAGATTTATGGCAGAGATACAATTATGTGCTTTCTGGGTCTTTGGATGCTGGGCTTGCTTTCATGGGAGTGCTGATATATCTTTGCCTTGGGATTGAAGATATTAGTGTTGATTGGTGGGGGAATGATCTTGATGGTTGTCCCTTAGCTACTTGTCCAACTTCTAGAGGAGTTGTAGTTGATGGTTGCCCTGTTTTCAGCTAG
- the LOC126677638 gene encoding protein yippee-like At4g27745 — protein MAELVGPRLYSCCNCRNHVALHDDVISKAFQGRHGRAFLFSHAMNITVGTKEDRQLMTGLHTVADVYCSDCREVLGWKYERAYEETQKYKEGKFILEKSKIVKENW, from the exons ATGGCAGAATTGGTTGGGCCAAGATTGTACAGTTGCTGTAATTGTAGGAACCATGTTGCTCTTCATGATGATGTCATTTCCAAAGCTTTTCAG GGAAGGCATGGTCGGGCATTTCTGTTTTCTCATGCTATGAACATTACAGTGGGCACAAAGGAGGACAGGCAACTCATGACTGGCCTCCACACAGTTGCTGATGTCTATTGCAGTGATTGCCGAGAGGTTCTTGGTTGGAAATATGAACGAGCTTATGAAGAAACACAGAAGTACAAAGAAGGAAAATTCATTCTCGAGAAATCAAAAATCGTCAAAGAGAACTGGTAG